The following DNA comes from Magnolia sinica isolate HGM2019 chromosome 18, MsV1, whole genome shotgun sequence.
TGGCACCAATGGCAATGGTCATTCCCATTCTCACCTCGGAATAGCATCACCAGGCCAACAGCATATCTACAAGATAAATAATTAAAATGATTACTCGGCACTTCACATTCTCAATACAAAACAAACCCGCTAAACTCAAGCAGCAGTGTACGAAAACGAGGAGGGCAATGTTGAGTATGAGCCCGAACTTGTATCCATGATCTCTCTTGACTATGACTGCATGAGCGTGGTGATTTCTTATTTCCACTTCCACGATGGAGAACTCATAgtagaaaaggaaaggagaatggACACATGTCCTACTCTTAACTAAATATGGACTAGCTATTATTTCCTCTCTCAAGGACATCAGCTTGTTTTTGCAACTACTAAATTCTTGGGTAAACAAACTCCTAGTTGAACTAGGCTACAGGTGAAAATACCTCTCAACATGCAATGCTGTTCAGACATTTAGGAAAATGGATCTACTTGCATGATGATTCCTCAAGCACCCACAGTGGGCCTGTCCCATGGGACAAGGGTAATTTGAGGATGAGAACACAAGATCAATCATCCATAGTGCACATGCAGTATCTCACACACTAATTTCTGTAAGGATCTCTATAGAACttaatttttaatgaaaaaaaataccTATTGCAGATTATCTTAGCTGAAAATGGAGATAACTAGAGTTGACTCTTAAGATATTATCAACTTGGCATCTCTGTAACATTAATCTTGAAATGAAACTAgacaccaccatttttaaaagtCAGAAGCTGGCACAAGCAATCTAAGGAGGGCAAGCTTAATTAGGGTTGAAGGGCCCAGAAAAATGATGACAGGGAAGACCTAGAAGGACTTCAATCTAGGTGATGAGATTGGATATGAAGGCCTGTTCACTTGTTGAGGATAGTGTCATAGGAATGGCTGGCGAAACAAGATTGGTAGTACCCCCCAAAACACGACACTCCCCATGTTTTCTGTTTCAGATCAAGCATTCTGGATTATGGGTAATTCGCAATCAGATCACTATTTTTGGCAACCCAAAACTATGGCTCTTTATTATTACTATTGATCAAGTTAATGCAAATTTATATTTACAATCAAGTAATTTATACTTCTAGTTTTACTTAGTTATATTATAACATGAAACATGCAAGGTCTATAATGATAACATTTGTCATTTCATACATAAATAGCAATATGAATTTATATATAAAACGATATCGCACATACAGTGTGTTTATTGGAATGATGCACATGATCCTAACCCTACCATACCACGTATTGGAGGAAGAAGTGTACTGTGTATCCATTCCTGTACCACATACCAAAGTGATCCACGAGTAACCTTGTTTATGTGTCAtaactgtatttttttttttttaaatcacataTTTGTAGGCCACTAAAGtattaggatctttcaatctaggAGGTTTTGGGCATCTGCCATCCATGCCTGggaatcagatcaatggttttgaTCACCAAATGTGGGTGTGAGCAGTGCAGACAATGGTTTGAAAGTTTGTCCAATGCGACTCGGTATTGGTTCTGTCTGAAACAAAACAAACCACCACACTGATATAGGACTGAGTCACACTCCAAAACCACTGAATTATATTCATGGTGCAGACTGGGTGCACCAGGAAACTATTCACACCCTGCTTCATCAGTGGCTACTGCTCATGAACTAAATACTGAAGTTATACACCAGGACAGTTGATCATGAAAAGTGATGTCACAGAGGGCTAGGGTGGCTATTGCTGATTCCTGGCATGTTCACTTTCAAGTAGGACAAGGTAATCAGGCCACTATTGCAGGTGCTCTCATGCAGCCAACTAATGCTAAGCTAGAACTGAGCCAGAAAGAATATGCACAAAGGAAATTAATAGGGGAGATTTATGTTCACCAGCACTTACCCAACTATCAGCAAAACCACTGCTGTCAACCACAATATGTACTGGTAAGCTTTGTACTTGGACTTGACCCGAACTTCAGGCGGAAGGTTGTGGCGATCCATCCAACCAAACTGGGGCCGGACCAAAAAAACAAAGCCTAGGAGAAAACCCGAAAGGAATCCTCCGATATGGGCGAAGTTGTCAACATGAGGTAGTATTCCAACAGCCAAGTTGATGACAATAATAATCACGAGAGTCAGCAGGGCTGCAGCCTGTAAATGgggaaaacacatacataacaagATGGATGAACTAAATAAATGCAGCTAAAAACCCATGAATGGTGCAATCACTGCATGAAAAATATGCAATGATGGTACTCAATACTCACCTTGTTGGAATAGATAGTCCAGTTTGTAAGAAGCTCTGAAAGCATTGCTCCTAGCAGTCCAAACAGGGCACCAGATGCACCAACAGAAATACTGTTTCTAATGAAAAGGGAAGAGAGGACACTGCCACCAAAACCTGATATGAGGTAAATTGTGCCAATCCGCACTGCAAGATCATGAAAAACAgtttgaggatcaaatattattTTACAGTCAAAAGCCTGAAGAATGGGAAATCCAACCAACTCCATTGACATCACCATTCAGGAAGTATTAAAACTGAGATGAAAGACTAAGGCACTATTTGTtagatgcctaaaatgagttccATCTCATATTAAGATGAGATGAagtcatttttaggcatctaccaaacagggcctaagattTTCCAAATTGAATAAGTAAACGCTTGCAAAGAAAATAATCTTCTAAATCCAGCAAATCGCTACACAACCAATCACAGCtaatttggaaaataaaaaataaaaaatagaggaAGAAAACCCAATAAGACGAATGCTAATATGAAGCATAAAAAACCTACCAAAACCAAATTGTTGTTCCAGGCGAATTCCAATGAAAACCAAGCTAAACATATTCGCAAGCAGATGAATGACACCTGCATGCAACCACATAGCAGTTATAAGCCTCCATCCTTGATGCTCATGGACCACTTTGTTCCACTCAAGGGCTCCTAACTTCTCTAATCTGCAATGAAGTTAAATCAGAATATCAATTTCCAtctcaaaacataaaaattataATCACTTTGTTGTTGCCAGAATTCAATTACGCTGGTTCAATGTAAGTGGGTCTCTAATACTGCCAATATTACCATGGTTACTCCTATCTAAGAAAGATTGTTCATAACATAGCACCACAAGCAGGTGCTGACAATattactcatcatcatcatctaagccatatagcAACTAATTGGTTTTGGCTACacgaatcctgttccaccattcgtCTCTATCAAGAAATGACTATTTAACTAAGAAAGAGAAATAAGCAACTGCTAATTGGATGGTCTTATTGCTACCACTAAAAACCTTGTACTCAGACCCTACATGGCAGGTATGAGATCACAAGTTAGAAGCAGCCCCATCCTCCAAACAAGTTTGCCACTagtaatttgtttttccttttgcttGACAGAGTCTGGAAAGAATTCACAAGCCTGtgtatttattaaaaaaaaaaaaaaaaaattagttactCTGATAACTCACTTATAGTTTATTATTATTTAGGAGAAGTGCTAAGGCGATTTGCATGAGGAGGGATTGCAGATGCGATGTGGCACACATGTGGGATCCgatccattcatcaaatggaggCCACCATGAACACCCCCAACTCAAAAATAAAGGTCAACTCATCAGGTTAGCCACATGTAACTCAAATACagattgttggtttttttttttttctgatcgttcattgtgtggtccacctgatgagtggaacagCTTTTGTGCCATGGCATGTTCACAGTGCCACCCAATGATGACTGTCTTGGATTGCGGACAtctccatgttggcacatgtgccgTGATTGCCTCTTCTATCTCTCATCACACGAATTGCTTGCCAATGAATGTTATATATCATAGAATGTAAAGATATGAAAATCAACGGTTTCCATCAGTGGaacatacatgataaacacagaTAAACGTGATTTGCTACAACTGACATACCTAAATTCAAGAATGCAAGAACGTTTTGCTTGAGATTCAACCACAGACCATTCATGGCAGTGCCATGTTAGGGACGATCAAGATCTCAATTTAACATATAAGTACCAAAACTCTCCAATTCGAATTGAGTCCACGAGAACCCAATTTCTCAAATAATCACCCAAAAACAAAGTGAATAAGAACACCaaggatgtgtttggttgcaactAAAATCATGATATTTAATGGTATTTTGAACCAACTTATACTGATTAATTaaggaatttcatgatatttggcgcAACCAAACAGATCATAAGACTCAAAAACATAAAATTGCCAAATCGCATCCATTCCAATAGAATTCTTGAAGTGAGAAACAAGAAAATCAGAAAGAGGATTTCCAAGAACAGAGAAGAAATTGAATCTTACGACGACGAAGACGGTCCGAAGAGCGGATTCTGACGGAGCGGCTGGAAGGAGAACCTGCCAAGGAATCTGGCCACGCACTCTCCATTTGTCTGCCGATTATTTGGGCAGTTATTGATATACATGGTAACGATGAAAACCGCGATGTTGGCAGTGACGAAAGACGGAATTGCCCAAGATGTCGACTTCCTCTCTGTGGTCTCGTAGTAGTAAGGAGTATTTGCTGCTGCGTAAGGGTAGTTTCGTCCATCTTTCCCAGCTCTTCTGCTCTCCAGATCTTCGttcgccatctctctctctctctctctctctctctctctctctctgtgggcAGATTCTCTCTCCGTCAGTCTCGGCGGAGGGAATGCCAAAAGATATCTGagaactctccctctctctctccctctattggCAGATTCTCACTATTTATCCGTGGGCTGATTCTCTTTCTCCGTCAGTCGCGGTGGAGGGAAGGGCGAAAGAAAATAACTGAAAAAAAATCGGTTGTAAGAAGAAACGCGGGATCGAATAACCGCTTTCCTCTGTTGGAATTGATGGAGAGCGGACCTCAGTGGGGGTTACCgtacgctgtggggcccactttaattaACTTTCTTCCGCTAAACttacaatgtggggcccactttgatgaactTTTTTCAGGTCATTTAAGGATTGAATCCTGATCCTCTGCTTACCAAGCAGAAAAAATCTACTTGTTGTAATCTAATTGTACCACATCATCATACACTATTTAATATAATGGCACTGGCAACGTCACGAACTAATCAAGATTTACCAAAGCGATGATCCAAATTCTTAAGATATTATAAAATAAAGCATAAGCAGATTCAAATTAATAGTAAttgttcattaaaaaaaaattataagctTAAagtcttaaataaaacatatttttataattttttatacccACGTCCAGTAGACATTAACAACAtcgatgtaaaataaacattataataggccttaacaagttttaatggtaggtgtccaATCATAACTTTTTCCAGTGTcttggttcacatgagatttgtatctactttatttttgagatCACGTCCATCCAAAATTGAGCTGGAATGGACtccgtggatataacacaaattcATCAAAGTGGCCCCAAATGGTAAGGATAACATCTATTAAGGTGTGACCGGTAACACCTAACCCATTCCCGAATCCGGTGAGGGCATAAATGAAAAAGTAGACTTTCTACTTTTTCTGGTAGACCGGAATTAGAGTTCGTAATTTAAAAGCAAGGAGAGAATAAATTTGTTGCTCTGGCAGAGCGTCCTGGCTAATACGCAGGCACTGGGCAATTATTTAGAAGTTGCATACGTGGCAGATAAGTTTAACGGTGTACATATATCACGAAGTAAAAATTTCACGTTGTCTGAACATCGGATTAATGGATATTtactggacggttaaaaatggagTGGATTAAGTGTTACCGGGTAAGCTACATCAATGGGTTTactcttaccgtggggcccaccttaatgatgtgtttactgaacgcccaccattaaaaaattcttactgtgggccgtaatgtttattttccatccaacccgttgataaggtcaaccagacctagatgatgggaaaatataaagatcatcttcatccaaaacttttttgcccCACAAAATCTTTTAGGGTTATTCGCCACTTTtaacagtggtgtggtccacatgagattttggaTATGATTAGGTTTTGGAATCAccgtctaaaatgatatgggaaaacggatggaaggcGTCGATCTACAGAAAAGTtagtcaaggtggggcctacagggtaagggtaacacccgctAAGGTGTTaactgggtaacacctaatccgaaATCATCAGTTAATACGCAGATGTACGGACgtcgattagctactgacaggttgagtagcgagacttgctactgaagtgacgtcaccaagttctgtaggcccaaccatgatgtatgttttgcatccaccccgtccatctatttggagagatgatATTAGAGCAtgatgcaaagaatgagttagatcaaaatatagagtggaccccaccacagaaaacagtggagagagtgacacccaccgataaaaagttctaagggccacaaaagtttccgatcaagctgacatttgtttttTCTGCTCTTTCATGTTTttgttaacacatgaacaggttggatctcaaaaaaacatcatgctggacctttggaaggtttcaacggtgggcatcactttcagcactgttttctgttgtggggtccactccagccttggatctgcatctatctttggctcataccctaaaatgatctctacaaatgtatgaatggtgtggatacaaaacatacatcatggtgggacccacataacttggtgacgtcacttcagtagctagcctcgctactcaacccgtcagtagctaatccgcgccccagaTGTACAGTTTCACAATGCCACTTATATGAGGTTGTTGTCATCAATGCTTCGCAATCAGGCCGGGCCATTTAGCTTGATCAAAAGAAATGCCACTCACTAGAAATCGTCCCTATTGAATCATAAAATATAATCTTCAAGCATTGTAATTTAATGGACAAAAACCTTTGCATCACGGACTTGTATAATCCGAAATTTCCAGTCATATTTTCTTGATGAAATTATTTTTCCTGAGCATCTCTATGGAGGTGTCGTAGGCACTCTCAGTGAAAAAAAAAGTTGCATAAAGTCATAAACAAACTCCCAAAGGCCATTACCATTTTAATTCACAGGAGGTTTTGACTAGAACCCTGGTTGCAGATTTGGATTAACATCAAGATTTTGGCAGAATTAATTTGCTCTACATGTTGTTCTTCACGTGGCTGGCCAACAGCAGCTGCCAAGCTAGCTATCGTTACGAAAAGTTTAGTGATGCAATTATCTTGTAGTTGATTAGTAAACCTTTGTCAATAGATGTGACCACTACAAGTAGACATTGATATCACGAAAGTGACATCGACAAAGTAATGGACAAAGTTTAAAGAGGTTTCTGGTTTAGAACAAAAGATGGTTAATGCGCTGAGATTCTAAGCTATAATGGATTGGAGGCATCTGTGACTCACATGGCCCATTGTGTATTTTTCCATATGTGCGTATATATAACATTAAATGCAGACTCTTTGGGGCATCTGTGATTCACATGGCCCATTGTGTATTTTTAAAACAAGCCCACACGATCCTTCATAGTTTGTGGTTTGTGTAGTGAGGCACTCACCCCCTTCTACTGTGGTACGAAGACTTGCAGGACCCACCATGActcatgtcttttatccatgtcgttgccAATCATTTTAGGACGAGACAAAATTGGTGGtatattcaaagcttaagtgcaccacaccacaggtgaccatgggaattgaacgccaaccaatgaaaattttctagagcttacaaaagttttggatcctgctaatatttgtgttttccatttatccaagtctttatgaccttattaacaggttagataacaaataaacatcaccatgggctctaagggagatttcaatggtggacattattATCCTCACTTTTatagtaatgtggtccacttgagctttgtatgtgcttcgattttgggttcatgtcttaaaatgaactggaaaaatgaatggacgccatggataaaatacatattccAAAGTTGGTCTGACTTAAGTTCCAACTTAACAGTTTTCAGAAATGATCTTACCTTGACAGTTTTGTTCAAACTGATCCTGTACTACCAGTTTTGATTGGACTGACTTTGTTTTCAGTTTTATCGAAGACTAGCTGTTAGAGATTCGTTGGATCCTTTTTGTTGTAAATATTGCATTCAGATCTTTGGACAAATGATGGTTTTAAACATTTTAGAAAACTTAGTACATCTTAAACCTCATAGGCTCTATTCCAATAAGATCCATGATATCTACTTAGTGATTCTTTACTCTAATGAGTATTTTAAACTCATTTATAAGAAAATTATGATCACAAGCCTTCTCTAGATTTTAAATACCGATTTTATTAGCAAACCTAGTTTCTATTAATTTCTAAAGTGTCCATCAAAGTGAATCCCTTGAGAGTTTAACTTTCCTTTAGTTATAAGATATTCTACTTGAATTCTCATTACCTTAGTTACCTCAATGGAATATCGCATGCAAGatatttgatcttggagctgaagcattgACGTCAATAATTGGGGGAGAAAAATGAGAACTAATTGAAGCATATGAGAGTATccatcaagcaacccaagatgtCGCATCAAATTGACTCAATTCTATAAGTAAATGTCAATTAGTGAGTTCATACTCTCTTTGCTTGTGTAAGATTGAGAGTAAGAGTTTGTAACCTAAATTTGataggttcttatataggacctAGACTCTTATGTAGGATCGAATTCACCAGACGTGTGTGTACATGTTAGTTTTTGTGGGAGCTTCTGGCTGGAGCAAATGTAGGTCCTTGAATTAAGACTAATGTTATTGATTAGCCGATTGAAAACCAAGTAAAGTCTCTTCCGCGGGCCTTCAATAGGAGTGTATGCTAggtgagtccttgtgtaggccaccaacATGGGTGAGTACATAGTAactccttatgtaggccactaaCACGATTGAATACGTGGTATGTTCTTATGTATGGCTGTAAaaattagaggtgaacctgatttaaaacatctaATAGTGAAATTTGGCATCCTTTGGAAGAGTGTGTCTGCCAGGAGTGGATTAATAAacctgaaccactatacatgcttgtgcttgggattgtcatttatgtatttttttaattatgcttttgtgattgattagtgaattatatgaatgcatgattagatgaatgctagaagTTGATAGTTAGCATATCTcacatacacatgtacactatcatttataaattagttGCTTAACTGACATATTTTTGGTAATCTATGTGATTAAACTTACTATTTGCTTCAAAGCTTTAGTGTTAATTGTTTTTACTTAGTTTGAATTAACATATTAGTTTAATTTAGTAATTGAATTTAAATTGTTTAAATTTTAATTGGTCTTAATTACCCCCCTCTAAGAAATAATCATTATTCTATAATTCTGTCAAGCTTCCACATGTCGTAGTATACTATTCCACACAATTTCAGTAAAGTGTCTTAAAATCCCACGACCTTTTCACTACCAATTAGGATCACCTATGTTTTTGGAATAACCTACCAAAATTAATTGAgttgatttttagaacttatgGTTAAGATAGGGTGACTTACATGCCGATTAGGGTGTGTTTCACCTAAGCATTAAGGTGAACTCTACTTCAACTAGTCATACCTTAAGACAATAGATAAGGCATGTAGACTGGCACAAGAGAccactgtatatatatatatatatatatatatatatatatatatatatatatatatatatatatatatatatatatatatatatatatgaatgcttaGATGTGCACCAATTCGCACGGAACTCGTGTGAAcattttttagaactcatcatacgtgatgttactccaaaatccgaatggtccacgtgaagccgcacctcatgaaacccttgggcccaatttttactttgatccaaaactttggtgggccatgaaaaatgaaacatagtttcctcccttgatttgcatttctcttttctatggcccaccagaattttagatcaaagtGAAAATTTAAAtgttggggtttcatgggattccacatcacttggaccgttcggattagacgcccatgacacgtgtgtaaaggtgcATACATGCGCAGGTGCTAAGGTGAGCATAACACACACACTCgggcatgcacacacacatggtcatgctcatgggaactccccatgaggttgagttgtgtgggctccactatgatatatgttgaacatcaacaccgtacatttgatgggtcccctttaaattatgggatatccccaaAATTAGTTGTATACtgaactccagtgggccataccatctaaaatctcatgtgaacacatgcctaaaacatataaaaacacttcgTGGGGCCGACACAACtggacctcatggggagttctcatgagctcgaccgtatagaaccttttcctatatatatatatatatatagggaaatggtaccataaggtcgagttgtgtgggccccactatagtgtgtgttgaacatcaacatcgtgcatttgttggtttccctttaggttatgagatattctaaaaatcagccgtatgtggaactcaggcgggccatatcatctaaaaccatatgaagacatgcctaaaacatatgaaagcacttggtggggcccacctgagttttggatgctgctgaaacttgttttgacccctcatccaagtgggacacacaatggatggtctggatttatgaactacatctcggtgggcccaataaatgattatgattttttttaatgggagcctaacccctctcaactgttgtctgtggtgtggtccacccaagtcatggactgacttgatttttaagctcatggcccactatggaatgttgcatctgactgatagggtagatgttcgacacatatcatgatggggtccacacatcTAGTCTcatttcatgtatatatatatatatatatatatatataacaaattccTTAATTTTTACTCTTATCCTAATTGATATTGCtataaaaatatgatattttaaTATCATTTATTCTTGTAATATTAATGGCAATATTTGTAACATTGTCAGCTCTGTTTCCTACGGGCCACACATTGTATCCGCCTTGGTATGGACTGGGTCTATGTCATTTGGTTGTGGTCCCACacaaataaaatataattaaaaaccaCACTAATTAATTATTCCATCCTAATCATTCGATTCACAAAATTGGTGTGATCTTGTTCCCCCATACACTGGATCCTCTACCATGCTAGTAAGATATGCTTATTCTAAACTttgtgtgtagggcccaccaagatgtttccATCACATCGAACCTGTTCAGTAAAGTTGCCTACCATGAAATTAGTTTGCCAGATAAATATTCAGTTTGGACCAACCACCATGTAGGCCACAACATTTATttgatgatttattattattattattatttgggttagcttgttagtacacaccccactgttagcACATACTccgctgttagccacccccactagggaatcaatacaaAGACCTCAATTGGTTGATGCTTTCAGTTGGTTGTGCATGGcgttttataggatggctatcatgtgagcctcaccatgatcaaggaattttcaaatatcaagcCCA
Coding sequences within:
- the LOC131233290 gene encoding RHOMBOID-like protein 2; the encoded protein is MANEDLESRRAGKDGRNYPYAAANTPYYYETTERKSTSWAIPSFVTANIAVFIVTMYINNCPNNRQTNGECVARFLGRFSFQPLRQNPLFGPSSSSLEKLGALEWNKVVHEHQGWRLITAMWLHAGVIHLLANMFSLVFIGIRLEQQFGFVRIGTIYLISGFGGSVLSSLFIRNSISVGASGALFGLLGAMLSELLTNWTIYSNKAAALLTLVIIIVINLAVGILPHVDNFAHIGGFLSGFLLGFVFLVRPQFGWMDRHNLPPEVRVKSKYKAYQYILWLTAVVLLIVGYAVGLVMLFRGENGNDHCHWCHYLSCVPTSSWSCRN